In the genome of Candidatus Polarisedimenticolaceae bacterium, one region contains:
- a CDS encoding fibronectin type III domain-containing protein, whose protein sequence is MSLIEVLVATAVLALAVIVALTIYDKARQSFKKGENATEQQEAVRIAYDRLTADLRMLGYNTNPDGSPTRPDEQLEVALDHAIIFRGDFDADDPTKNNDVESAFAGGAFNVVSTGNDEVVGYVLEKPDGTGPDTITFQADVDDQPRDGNVATVTVNNVVLNPTSPPYTLYKISLSNNVGICCSGDFIVRTPVAENVRNLTFQYYDATSTAPIAAPGSTETAAAKTLRNGILKFNVSLIGMTKDKDINYNDTSDPASAQYRKFELRGDVVPRNMRMKGIQDINASTATPSKPATPTVLAGHCGGLLVTWAANPTADQVTQYRVNYGTAPGAILGTKNVSGSPFFLAGLTTGTTYYITVQAQNGAGNVSVKSNEVSAAVANTNTPSAPTGPTATSSLVNNVQVNWTAVTTNTANVPAGDPIAPGIRDLAGYRIYRGDVSGFTPAAANRIADETVVKSPLEPPHIDNTTVNCHTYYYKITAVDTCGLESTASSAVSGHATTSIAPSAPTNVQAFRMSTTLIAVTWTPVTTDVSSNPVTVAGYDVYRSNVVNKTDPVSMVVFPTTPLASTVLPVYNDNAPPAMTSLQTVYYMVKAKDECVNYSAASSLAQAICQFSGTVSFTTPANGATIAGVVPVTVTVTGGTDTYASVSIVYTHSVNGVTRSFTSVTPDSVCASGGTCWTDTGWLANPAGAYTITATVTNSSGCSSTSTISVNAGSAVGCCLSVFPTTTSTATCAGGSTKCKEVSYYIGDDRCLTSVSITTMTIAWVDYTNTKPAWQTAQFNATNLAAAGTWTTAYGSGTNPTGTATKSFGAGAASVPYATPTTAANATKVTYVFNNFTDNGNGSNRKVDVFGTNQFVFTLLDSAGNPSGITTTCNLPSLTVN, encoded by the coding sequence ATGTCCCTGATCGAGGTGCTGGTCGCGACCGCCGTCCTGGCGCTCGCGGTCATCGTCGCCCTCACCATCTACGACAAGGCGCGCCAGTCGTTCAAGAAGGGCGAGAACGCGACCGAGCAGCAGGAAGCGGTCCGCATCGCCTACGACCGGCTGACCGCCGATCTCCGCATGCTGGGGTACAACACGAACCCCGACGGCAGCCCGACCCGGCCCGACGAGCAGCTCGAGGTCGCGCTCGACCACGCCATCATCTTCCGCGGCGACTTCGACGCCGACGACCCGACGAAGAACAACGACGTCGAGTCCGCGTTCGCAGGCGGCGCGTTCAACGTGGTCTCGACGGGAAACGACGAGGTCGTCGGCTACGTCCTCGAGAAGCCGGACGGCACCGGTCCCGACACGATTACGTTCCAGGCCGATGTCGACGACCAGCCGCGCGACGGCAACGTCGCGACCGTGACCGTCAACAACGTCGTCCTGAACCCGACCAGCCCGCCGTACACGCTCTACAAGATCTCGCTGAGCAACAACGTGGGGATCTGTTGTAGCGGCGACTTCATCGTACGGACGCCGGTCGCCGAGAACGTCCGCAACCTGACCTTCCAGTACTACGACGCCACCTCGACGGCGCCGATCGCGGCGCCGGGCTCGACCGAGACCGCGGCGGCGAAGACGCTCCGGAACGGCATCTTGAAGTTCAACGTGTCGCTCATCGGCATGACCAAGGACAAGGACATCAACTACAACGACACCAGCGACCCCGCGTCCGCCCAGTATCGGAAGTTCGAGCTCAGGGGCGACGTCGTGCCTCGGAACATGCGCATGAAGGGGATCCAGGACATCAACGCGTCGACGGCGACCCCTTCGAAGCCCGCGACCCCGACGGTCCTCGCCGGCCACTGCGGCGGCCTCCTCGTCACGTGGGCCGCGAACCCGACCGCCGATCAGGTCACTCAGTATCGCGTGAACTACGGAACGGCGCCGGGGGCGATCCTGGGGACGAAGAACGTCTCCGGGTCGCCGTTCTTTCTCGCGGGATTGACCACGGGGACGACTTACTACATCACCGTCCAAGCGCAGAACGGCGCCGGGAACGTCAGCGTCAAGAGCAACGAGGTCAGCGCGGCCGTCGCGAACACGAACACGCCGAGCGCGCCGACCGGGCCGACTGCGACGTCGAGCCTCGTCAACAACGTCCAGGTGAACTGGACGGCCGTGACGACGAACACGGCGAACGTGCCCGCCGGCGATCCGATCGCGCCGGGGATCCGCGACCTCGCCGGATATCGCATCTACCGCGGCGACGTCTCCGGCTTCACGCCGGCCGCGGCAAACCGCATCGCGGACGAGACCGTCGTGAAGTCGCCTCTCGAACCGCCCCACATCGACAACACGACGGTGAATTGCCACACCTACTATTACAAGATCACCGCGGTCGACACGTGCGGCCTCGAGAGCACGGCGAGCTCGGCGGTCAGCGGGCACGCCACCACGAGCATCGCGCCCTCCGCCCCGACGAACGTCCAGGCGTTCCGCATGTCGACGACACTCATCGCCGTCACCTGGACTCCGGTGACGACCGACGTGAGCAGCAACCCGGTCACCGTCGCGGGCTACGACGTCTACCGATCGAACGTCGTCAACAAGACCGATCCCGTGAGCATGGTCGTCTTCCCGACCACGCCTCTGGCCTCGACGGTCCTGCCGGTCTACAACGACAACGCGCCCCCGGCGATGACCTCGCTCCAGACGGTCTACTACATGGTCAAGGCCAAGGACGAGTGCGTGAACTACTCGGCGGCGTCGTCTCTCGCGCAGGCGATCTGCCAGTTCTCCGGCACGGTGTCGTTCACGACGCCCGCGAACGGCGCGACGATCGCGGGCGTGGTCCCGGTGACCGTCACGGTCACGGGCGGCACCGACACCTACGCCAGCGTCTCGATCGTCTACACCCACTCGGTGAACGGAGTGACGAGATCCTTCACCTCCGTGACCCCGGACAGCGTCTGCGCCTCGGGCGGGACCTGCTGGACCGATACCGGGTGGCTCGCGAACCCGGCGGGTGCCTACACGATCACCGCGACGGTGACGAACTCGTCCGGTTGCAGCTCGACCTCGACGATCAGCGTCAACGCGGGAAGCGCCGTCGGCTGCTGCCTGAGCGTCTTCCCGACGACCACGAGCACGGCAACCTGCGCGGGCGGCAGCACGAAATGCAAGGAAGTTTCTTACTACATCGGCGACGATCGCTGTCTGACCTCGGTGTCGATCACGACGATGACCATCGCCTGGGTCGATTACACGAACACCAAGCCCGCATGGCAGACCGCGCAGTTCAACGCGACGAATCTCGCCGCCGCGGGGACATGGACGACCGCCTACGGGAGCGGGACGAACCCGACAGGAACCGCGACCAAGTCGTTCGGCGCCGGCGCGGCATCGGTTCCGTATGCCACGCCGACGACGGCGGCGAACGCGACCAAGGTGACTTACGTCTTCAACAACTTCACCGACAACGGCAACGGCTCGAACCGAAAGGTCGACGTCTTCGGTACGAATCAGTTCGTCTTCACGCTGCTCGACTCCGCCGGCAACCCCTCCGGCATCACGACGACGTGCAACCTGCCGTCGCTCACGGTGAACTGA
- a CDS encoding prepilin-type N-terminal cleavage/methylation domain-containing protein, with protein sequence MRRRKQEGFSLIEVIIALALLAGVLIAIAGLFILGGKSVKSGRTSSEALATGKQIMEAMDGWGYSQLWGNFGLDGAATTYTVDTATCVTADCTSWQNTLASKLGSSAHATIKLDSVAQGASAVPNFVTGGAVTAKNVRVTVNVLWTQVTGRSRQVSIVTNRN encoded by the coding sequence ATGCGACGACGGAAGCAGGAAGGGTTCAGTCTCATCGAGGTCATCATCGCTCTCGCTCTCCTCGCCGGCGTGCTGATCGCGATCGCCGGCCTGTTCATCCTCGGCGGCAAGAGCGTGAAGAGCGGCCGGACGTCGTCGGAAGCGCTCGCGACGGGGAAGCAGATCATGGAAGCGATGGATGGCTGGGGTTACTCCCAGCTCTGGGGCAACTTCGGACTCGACGGAGCAGCGACGACCTACACGGTCGACACCGCGACGTGCGTCACGGCCGATTGCACCTCGTGGCAGAACACGCTCGCGAGCAAGCTCGGTAGCTCCGCTCACGCGACGATCAAGCTCGATTCCGTGGCCCAGGGGGCGTCCGCGGTGCCGAACTTCGTGACCGGCGGTGCCGTCACCGCGAAGAACGTCCGCGTGACCGTGAACGTCCTCTGGACGCAGGTCACGGGGCGCAGCCGGCAGGTCTCGATCGTGACGAACAGGAACTGA
- a CDS encoding GspH/FimT family protein has product MHAQSRRQAGFSLVELLAVLALAGIVLAIGIPIVNEQVRIADIRSAADQMAVHMRAARMMAVTQHRVPGLDFNISVDPTNTYSYCAADPALTGNVCPSAQLRSIKMPGTAKIVSGSATTITFKSDGSASATGTITIQSLVSASTETWTLTVNTLGLVTVAHTRT; this is encoded by the coding sequence GTGCACGCTCAATCGCGAAGGCAGGCCGGATTCAGCTTGGTGGAGTTGCTCGCCGTCCTGGCGCTCGCGGGCATCGTCCTCGCGATCGGGATCCCGATCGTCAACGAGCAGGTCCGCATCGCCGACATCCGCAGCGCCGCCGACCAGATGGCGGTCCACATGCGCGCGGCAAGGATGATGGCCGTAACGCAGCACCGCGTACCCGGCTTGGACTTCAACATCAGCGTCGACCCGACGAACACCTACTCTTATTGCGCCGCCGATCCCGCGCTGACCGGAAACGTCTGCCCTTCGGCTCAGCTGCGTTCGATCAAGATGCCGGGGACGGCGAAGATCGTCTCCGGCTCGGCGACCACGATCACGTTCAAGAGCGACGGCTCGGCGTCTGCCACAGGCACGATCACCATCCAGTCGCTCGTTTCGGCGAGCACCGAGACGTGGACGCTGACCGTCAACACGCTGGGCCTCGTCACCGTCGCCCACACGCGGACCTAG
- a CDS encoding transglutaminase-like domain-containing protein: MTGISNRTAATVVAVAVVIAAGIGVWRFQSMRAERSRVEPAATPPIRVPLFVPADAVRHHGRFAFLWDGPAPLASFRQAEKLDAVVAGAGSDEEAARKLMHWTRAQFEPGTPSPYPPPDATTTLNEIRSGRTGGFCAQYSFVLVQALQSEGRPARMVTIDGHEVVETWLRDQSRWTMLDPMFDLQVVDRSGRSLSAYEIRAAGAAGAGLALTPGHRLTEAPSVYFARYGTIAIWLRNAFTGAPVNFADFDRYRLWLVAAGEPSPKPESPSTSFPDEVYGPPHGFPVAGS, from the coding sequence ATGACCGGAATTTCGAACCGCACGGCGGCGACGGTCGTGGCCGTCGCCGTCGTCATCGCTGCCGGCATCGGCGTTTGGCGCTTTCAGTCCATGCGCGCCGAGCGCTCACGCGTCGAACCGGCGGCGACGCCGCCGATCCGCGTGCCCTTGTTCGTGCCGGCCGACGCGGTTCGACATCACGGCCGGTTCGCGTTCTTGTGGGACGGCCCGGCGCCGTTGGCATCCTTTCGACAGGCCGAGAAGCTGGACGCCGTCGTCGCCGGCGCCGGCTCGGACGAGGAGGCCGCGAGGAAGCTGATGCATTGGACGCGGGCGCAGTTCGAGCCGGGCACCCCCAGCCCCTATCCGCCGCCCGATGCGACGACGACGCTGAACGAGATTCGCAGCGGGCGAACCGGCGGGTTCTGCGCGCAGTACTCGTTCGTGCTGGTGCAAGCGCTGCAATCGGAAGGCCGGCCGGCGCGCATGGTGACGATCGACGGGCACGAGGTCGTCGAGACCTGGCTCCGCGATCAGTCGCGGTGGACGATGCTCGATCCGATGTTCGACCTCCAGGTCGTCGACCGTTCAGGCCGCAGCCTGTCGGCCTACGAAATTCGCGCGGCCGGAGCCGCCGGCGCCGGCCTCGCCCTCACCCCGGGACACCGGCTCACGGAGGCGCCATCGGTCTACTTCGCGAGGTACGGGACGATCGCAATCTGGCTCCGGAACGCGTTCACCGGAGCGCCGGTGAACTTCGCGGACTTCGATCGCTATCGCCTGTGGCTCGTCGCCGCGGGTGAGCCGAGCCCGAAGCCCGAATCGCCGTCAACGAGCTTCCCCGACGAGGTCTACGGTCCGCCACACGGGTTTCCTGTCGCGGGCTCATAG
- a CDS encoding ATP-binding protein — protein sequence MTGPSRAGRFETQLRLVLVLTVVFLAVLDLSNVLLLTRTRDDAERAERERAKARGREVVRVLGPEALVKGEGSRGTLARTARDFDLARIALWDASGRETAASRDGAFRNVPFGTLDADEVAALRAGRAVASDMTPRSGGEAAAIDAYVPVLDASGRLAAVVDVEQAVPELGALQGSFRVLIAVQAAAVVLIAVLALLFGRWVSRPYKDLAAAAGEAGLAARSVAPVAEPGDLAAAFRAVADKLREQDGALEAMARGGGGLGDLVRFVANSAAGMSTGVAVLGRDGRLAAANPAATALLGLPEGSARGRDLSGVPRGMKRLSEMVERCMAEGRSVSREVLELRPEGGRATHLGVTISPVAGLKGDVHGALVLMTDLTEIREVEEQVSLREHLAAVGRLSAGIAHEFRNALGTILGWARMLEKRDDPRVHGPAKEILKEVDAVRAQIDEFLLYARPPEPQRASVDLEALLRSCVEHPPAGIDVVLQGEFGRVVGDEALLRRVFGNLLQNAADIGEDAGRRLLVRIAGRKTPAAVQIEIDDDGPGIPPDKRGQIFVPFFTTRERGTGLGLALVQRTVVDHGGTVEAAEGPRGGAMFRLRFPAEPAVHRVRYEPATGNPCGGP from the coding sequence GTGACGGGACCGTCGCGCGCCGGCCGGTTCGAGACGCAGCTCCGGCTGGTCCTCGTCCTGACCGTCGTCTTCCTCGCGGTCCTCGACCTCTCGAACGTGCTCCTGCTGACGCGGACGCGGGACGACGCCGAGCGCGCCGAGCGCGAGCGGGCGAAGGCGCGCGGGCGCGAGGTCGTGCGCGTCCTCGGCCCCGAGGCGCTCGTCAAGGGCGAAGGAAGCCGCGGCACGCTCGCGCGGACCGCACGGGACTTCGACCTCGCGCGGATCGCGCTCTGGGACGCGAGCGGCCGCGAGACCGCGGCCAGCCGCGACGGCGCCTTCCGCAACGTTCCGTTCGGGACGCTCGACGCCGACGAGGTCGCGGCGCTCCGCGCGGGCCGGGCCGTGGCGTCCGACATGACGCCGCGCTCGGGAGGCGAGGCCGCGGCGATCGACGCGTACGTCCCGGTGCTCGACGCGTCCGGTCGGCTGGCGGCGGTCGTCGATGTCGAGCAGGCGGTCCCGGAGCTGGGCGCGCTCCAGGGGAGCTTCCGCGTCCTGATCGCCGTGCAAGCGGCCGCCGTCGTGCTCATCGCCGTGCTTGCGCTCCTCTTCGGCCGTTGGGTCAGCCGTCCCTACAAGGATCTCGCCGCGGCCGCAGGGGAGGCAGGGCTCGCGGCGCGGAGCGTCGCGCCCGTCGCCGAGCCCGGCGATCTTGCGGCGGCCTTCCGGGCGGTCGCGGACAAGCTGCGCGAGCAGGACGGCGCGCTCGAGGCGATGGCGCGCGGCGGGGGCGGGCTCGGCGACCTCGTCCGATTCGTCGCGAACAGTGCCGCGGGGATGAGCACGGGCGTCGCGGTCCTCGGACGTGACGGCCGGCTCGCGGCGGCGAACCCGGCGGCGACCGCGCTCCTCGGCCTGCCCGAGGGGTCGGCGCGCGGGCGCGATCTCTCGGGTGTGCCGCGCGGCATGAAGCGGCTCTCCGAGATGGTCGAGCGCTGCATGGCGGAAGGACGCAGCGTCTCGCGCGAGGTGCTCGAGCTGCGCCCGGAGGGAGGGCGGGCGACCCATCTGGGCGTGACGATCTCCCCCGTGGCGGGTCTCAAGGGCGACGTCCACGGCGCGCTCGTTCTCATGACCGACCTCACCGAGATCCGGGAGGTCGAGGAGCAGGTGAGCCTGCGCGAGCACCTGGCCGCCGTCGGGCGTTTGTCCGCGGGGATCGCGCACGAGTTCAGGAACGCGCTGGGGACGATCCTCGGCTGGGCCCGGATGCTCGAGAAGCGGGACGATCCGCGCGTCCACGGACCGGCGAAGGAAATCCTCAAGGAGGTCGACGCCGTCCGCGCGCAGATCGACGAGTTCCTCCTCTACGCCCGTCCGCCGGAGCCGCAGCGGGCGAGCGTCGATCTCGAGGCTCTCCTCCGCTCGTGCGTCGAGCACCCCCCGGCGGGGATCGACGTCGTCTTGCAAGGCGAGTTCGGCCGGGTCGTCGGCGACGAGGCGCTCTTGAGGCGCGTCTTCGGCAACCTTCTCCAGAATGCGGCCGACATCGGCGAGGACGCCGGCCGCCGATTGCTCGTGAGGATCGCCGGCCGGAAGACCCCGGCCGCGGTCCAGATCGAGATCGACGACGACGGTCCGGGCATCCCGCCGGACAAGCGCGGCCAGATTTTCGTCCCGTTCTTCACGACGCGAGAGCGGGGGACGGGGCTCGGACTGGCGCTCGTCCAGCGGACGGTCGTCGATCACGGGGGCACGGTCGAGGCGGCCGAGGGTCCACGCGGCGGCGCGATGTTCCGGCTGAGATTCCCCGCGGAGCCGGCTGTTCATCGGGTTCGCTATGAGCCCGCGACAGGAAACCCGTGTGGCGGACCGTAG
- a CDS encoding prepilin peptidase yields MTAMVEPLGSIFAVAIGLIVGSFLNVCIYRLPAGRSVVTPASRCPSCGAPVRPWQNVPVVSWLILRARCASCHAPISWRYPAIEALSGAAVLALWRAFGPSAAFGIATGFAWMMIVLFFTDYDEQLLPDAVTLPGFALGIAVAWWNPFLGEPGWPRIVASAAGAALGSGILWGIGALYTRLRGVEGMGFGDVKMMALVGAFVGPAGVAFTLFAASVVGAVVGLALIPLKNRTLRHALPFGCFLAPAACAALLWGRPALAAYLGYLRLGP; encoded by the coding sequence ATGACCGCGATGGTCGAGCCGCTCGGGTCGATCTTCGCGGTCGCGATCGGCCTCATCGTGGGAAGCTTCCTGAACGTGTGCATCTACCGGCTCCCCGCCGGTCGGAGCGTCGTGACGCCGGCCTCCAGGTGCCCGAGCTGCGGAGCTCCCGTCCGGCCGTGGCAGAACGTGCCGGTCGTCTCGTGGCTGATCCTGCGCGCACGATGCGCGTCGTGCCACGCGCCGATCTCCTGGCGCTATCCGGCGATCGAAGCGCTCTCGGGAGCGGCCGTCCTCGCGCTGTGGCGCGCGTTCGGGCCGAGCGCGGCGTTCGGCATCGCGACGGGGTTCGCGTGGATGATGATCGTGCTCTTCTTCACCGACTACGACGAGCAGCTCCTTCCGGACGCGGTGACGCTCCCCGGATTCGCGCTCGGGATCGCGGTCGCGTGGTGGAACCCGTTCCTCGGAGAGCCCGGTTGGCCGCGGATCGTCGCTTCCGCCGCGGGTGCCGCGCTGGGCTCGGGGATCCTCTGGGGCATCGGCGCGCTCTACACGCGCCTGCGCGGCGTCGAGGGCATGGGCTTCGGCGACGTCAAGATGATGGCGCTCGTCGGCGCGTTCGTCGGACCGGCCGGTGTCGCGTTCACGCTCTTCGCCGCGTCGGTCGTCGGTGCCGTCGTCGGTCTCGCGCTCATCCCGCTCAAGAACCGGACCCTGCGCCACGCGCTGCCGTTCGGCTGCTTCCTGGCGCCCGCCGCCTGCGCGGCGCTGCTCTGGGGCCGGCCGGCATTGGCCGCGTACCTCGGCTACCTCCGCCTCGGGCCCTGA